The following proteins are encoded in a genomic region of Nicotiana sylvestris chromosome 4, ASM39365v2, whole genome shotgun sequence:
- the LOC104217782 gene encoding probable alkaline/neutral invertase D: protein MPSTTDVSQNGNARHVEAAPSLFEIEEDLSRLLERPRHVNIERKRSFDERSFSEMSMTHSPPRQPYKNSENSSRVFDNMVGVYSPGRWSGIHTPRSTFGFEPHPIIGEAWEALRRSIVNFRDQPVGTIAAIDNSAEELNYDQVFVRDFVPSALAFLMNGEPEIVKNFLLKTLRLQSREKKIDQFKLGAGVMPASFKVLHDPVRNYETITADFGESAIGRVAPVDSGFWWIILLRAYTKSTGDTSLAEMPECQRGIRLILELCLSEGFDTFPTLLCADGCSMIDRRMGVYGYPIEIQALFFMALRCALLLLKPDEEGRECCDAIIKRLHALSFHMRSYFWLDIKQLNDIYRYKTEEYSHTAVNKFNVMPDSLPDWVFDFMPSRGGYFIGNVSPAHMDFRWFCLGNCIAILSSLATPEQASAIMDLVESRWQELVGEMPLKICYPAMEGHEWRIVTGCDPKNTSWSYHNGGSWPVLLWLLTAAAIKTGRPQIARRAIELAESRLLKDSWPEYYDGKLGRFIGKQARKFQTWSIAGYLVARMMLEDPSHLGMIALEEDKQMKPTMKRSASWTC from the exons ATGCCTAGCACTACGGATGTGTCTCAAAATGGAAATGCAAGACATGTCGAAGCTGCTCCATCCTTGTTTGAAATCGAGGAAGATTTGTCTAGGTTGCTGGAAAGACCAAGACACGTTAATATAGAAAGGAAGAGGTCTTTTGATGAAAGATCTTTCAGCGAAATGTCGATGACTCATTCACCGCCTCGCCAGCCATACAAAAACTCGGAGAACTCTTCTCGTGTTTTTGACAATATGGTTGGAGTGTATTCGCCAGGAAGGTGGTCTGGCATACACACGCCTAGATCAACCTTCGGCTTTGAGCCGCACCCTATAATAGGTGAAGCTTGGGAAGCTTTGAGGCGTTCTATTGTTAACTTCCGCGATCAACCTGTGGGAACTATTGCCGCTATAGATAATTCTGCTGAGGAACTTAACTATGATCAG GTTTTTGTCAGAGATTTTGTCCCTAGCGCTTTGGCATTCTTGATGAATGGTGAACCTGAAATAGTAAAAAACTTTCTTTTGAAAACCTTGCGCCTCCAATCTCGGGAGAAGAAGATAGACCAGTTCAAGCTAGGTGCTGGAGTCATGCCTGCAAGTTTTAAAGTACTTCACGATCCTGTTAGGAACTATGAGACTATAACTGCAGATTTTGGCGAAAGTGCTATCGGTAGAGTTGCTCCTGTGGATTCAGGCTTCTGGTGGATTATACTACTTCGTGCATACACAAAGTCTACAGGGGATACTTCTTTGGCTGAGATGCCTGAATGCCAAAGGGGTATAAGGCTGATTCTTGAATTATGTCTTTCAGAAGGTTTTGATACATTCCCAACGCTGCTGTGTGCTGATGGATGCTCTATGATTGATCGCAGAATG GGTGTCTATGGTTATCCTATTGAAATACAAGCGCTTTTCTTTATGGCCTTAAGATGTGCCTTGCTTCTCCTTAAACCCGACGAAGAAGGCAGAGAGTGTTGTGATGCAATAATCAAACGCCTTCATGCTTTAAGCTTTCACATGAGAAGTTACTTTTGGCTGGACATAAAACAGCTGAATGATATATACCGTTACAAAACTGAAGAGTACTCTCACACTGCGGTAAACAAGTTTAATGTGATGCCAGATTCCCTCCCAGACTGGGTTTTTGATTTCATGCCAAGTCGTGGTGGTTACTTCATTGGAAATGTTAGTCCTGCTCACATGGACTTCCGTTGGTTTTGTTTGGGCAACTGTATTGCAATTTTGTCATCTTTGGCTACACCTGAGCAAGCTTCGGCCATAATGGATCTTGTTGAATCAAGATGGCAAGAGCTAGTAGGAGAAATGCCGCTAAAAATCTGTTATCCCGCTATGGAAGGTCATGAATGGAGGATTGTTACAGGATGTGATCCTAAAAACACTAGTTGGAGTTATCATAATGGTGGATCTTGGCCAG TTCTTCTATGGCTCCTTACTGCAGCAGCTATCAAGACTGGTAGACCCCAAATAGCACGACGGGCCATTGAACTAGCTGAATCGCGATTACTAAAAGATAGCTGGCCGGAATATTATGATGGAAAGCTTGGTCGATTTATCGGAAAGCAGGCTCGTAAGTTCCAGACATGGTCCATTGCCGGTTACTTGGTAGCTAGAATGATGTTGGAAGATCCATCTCATTTGGGTATGATAGCACTTGAAGAAGATAAACAGATGAAGCCTACCATGAAAAGATCTGCTTCTTGGACCTGTTAA